The proteins below come from a single Spiroplasma endosymbiont of Atherix ibis genomic window:
- a CDS encoding lipoprotein: MKKLLSLLATTSLIATTSSTVVSCGEKNVDLNKQLIEVTQG; the protein is encoded by the coding sequence ATGAAAAAATTATTAAGTTTATTAGCAACTACAAGTCTAATTGCAACAACATCTTCAACTGTTGTTTCATGTGGAGAAAAAAATGTAGATTTGAATAAACAACTAATTGAGGTTACTCAAGGATAA
- a CDS encoding IS3 family transposase has translation MSKEEKINFIKSRDYKTTIKELLELLNLKKSYWDKYKNHCFIDKKNKFDYIKYDILKVFNDNRKQFGYRQVSKELSHKYSTYIIRKVMRENKIIARFAKNQLKKANKRKLQNSNVEYPDLVQRKYSAVKEKYKILYTDITYLIWKGKKAYKSTIIDGFTKEVISSDISYKMSAKFVIATLKRAINVIKKIKDPSGIIIHSDHGVQYTSKTWKTVCDSNNLIISMGAKKTCADNIVIESYHSLLKKGTIHNNKYESLEHYITDVIEWDKWYNSKKISK, from the coding sequence ATGTCTAAAGAGGAAAAAATAAATTTTATTAAATCAAGAGATTATAAAACAACAATTAAGGAACTACTCGAGTTACTAAATTTAAAAAAATCCTATTGAGATAAATATAAAAATCATTGTTTCATAGATAAAAAAAATAAATTTGATTATATAAAATACGATATTTTAAAAGTATTTAATGATAATAGAAAGCAATTTGGATATAGGCAAGTTTCAAAAGAACTATCTCATAAATATTCAACATATATAATTCGAAAAGTAATGCGAGAAAATAAAATTATAGCTAGATTTGCTAAAAATCAATTAAAAAAAGCAAATAAAAGAAAACTACAAAATTCAAATGTAGAATATCCAGATCTTGTTCAAAGAAAATATAGTGCTGTCAAAGAAAAATACAAAATTTTATATACAGATATTACTTATTTAATTTGAAAAGGAAAGAAAGCTTATAAATCAACAATAATCGATGGATTCACAAAAGAAGTTATTTCATCAGATATTTCTTATAAAATGTCTGCAAAATTTGTAATTGCTACTTTAAAAAGAGCAATTAATGTTATTAAAAAAATAAAAGATCCGAGTGGAATAATTATTCACTCAGATCACGGAGTTCAATACACAAGCAAAACGTGAAAAACTGTTTGTGATTCGAACAATTTAATTATATCAATGGGAGCGAAAAAAACATGTGCAGATAACATTGTTATTGAAAGTTATCACTCTTTACTTAAAAAAGGAACAATTCATAATAACAAATATGAATCACTTGAACATTATATAACTGATGTTATTGAATGAGATAAATGATATAACTCAAAAAAAATCTCAAAATAG